A single region of the Acidithiobacillus acidisediminis genome encodes:
- a CDS encoding IS630 family transposase: MFDNMPPFPPMEAYAGDYEPGSDDAGPVAGADSLPEPQPARPPLFTPIGELLARPQPVDWLVRGWLERDTVAALIAEPGRGKSFAALDIACCVALGKPWHGIPTKQAPVLFLAGEGRAAMVRRACAWGIVYDDLSKAPLHLSSGAVALNEPDALAIMQAEIDAMPEPPGLLVVDTLQRGLAGDENGATDMNAFVSALDTLRSRYRCTCLVIHHPSKATPGEPRGHSALKGAIDTMMTLDAREGGIVVLLTRPINIRLIYGRIASMERIDVRKLTVEGRNLLRQMVLRLRQQSGMRVEDLAKVSGAHPSTIRGWLAQAKREGGKSLDERPRGRPVGACRRLTLAAEAWVRDQIVQRDPRQLQMPFALWTRPAIRQLIRDRFGIDLQVRLVGKYLKRWGFTPQRPVKRAMEQNPEAVRQWLEVDYPQVRARALREGAVLYWGDETAVKEDAHWVRGYAPQGQTPLLEHPARWTSLSMISAISPRGELAFEMVEGSINTERFIAFLEKLIRHAEQKIFLIVDNLRVHHAKVVTAWLADKKDRIELVFLPPYAPESNPDEYLNRDFKTALRNGPMSTDKTTLLAKAMAFMNGLCLLPEKVSRYFHHPAARYAMLDI; this comes from the coding sequence ATGTTTGACAATATGCCGCCCTTCCCGCCTATGGAAGCCTACGCGGGCGACTATGAACCCGGCAGCGACGACGCCGGGCCTGTAGCTGGTGCTGACAGCCTGCCAGAGCCGCAACCTGCCCGCCCGCCGCTGTTTACCCCCATTGGTGAACTGCTGGCGCGTCCCCAGCCCGTGGACTGGCTGGTTAGGGGTTGGCTCGAGCGTGACACCGTGGCTGCGCTGATAGCAGAGCCGGGGCGCGGCAAATCGTTTGCCGCTCTCGACATTGCCTGTTGCGTGGCGCTTGGTAAGCCGTGGCACGGGATACCCACCAAGCAGGCACCCGTTTTGTTTCTGGCGGGTGAAGGCCGGGCCGCGATGGTTCGCCGGGCCTGCGCGTGGGGCATCGTTTACGACGACCTGAGCAAGGCACCGTTGCATCTGAGCAGCGGGGCCGTGGCGCTGAACGAGCCGGACGCGCTGGCAATCATGCAGGCTGAGATTGACGCCATGCCGGAGCCGCCGGGCCTGCTGGTTGTGGATACCTTGCAGCGCGGGCTTGCAGGCGATGAAAACGGGGCTACGGATATGAACGCCTTTGTCTCTGCGCTGGATACCCTGCGGAGCCGTTACCGCTGCACCTGCCTTGTCATTCACCACCCCAGCAAGGCCACACCGGGAGAGCCGCGCGGGCACTCAGCATTGAAGGGCGCGATTGACACCATGATGACGCTGGACGCTCGAGAGGGCGGCATCGTGGTATTATTAACCAGGCCCATAAATATCCGACTTATCTATGGTAGAATAGCGAGTATGGAACGGATAGATGTGCGCAAGTTGACGGTAGAGGGGCGGAATCTGCTTCGGCAGATGGTGCTGCGGCTACGCCAGCAGTCTGGTATGCGGGTGGAAGACCTGGCCAAGGTCTCTGGCGCCCATCCCTCGACCATTCGCGGGTGGTTGGCGCAAGCCAAACGAGAGGGGGGCAAAAGCCTTGATGAACGGCCGCGAGGGCGTCCTGTAGGGGCCTGTCGCAGATTGACGTTGGCTGCGGAAGCCTGGGTTCGGGATCAGATCGTGCAACGGGATCCGCGGCAGTTGCAAATGCCTTTTGCCCTCTGGACCCGGCCGGCCATCCGGCAATTGATCCGGGATCGCTTTGGGATAGATCTGCAGGTGCGCCTGGTAGGCAAGTACCTCAAGCGCTGGGGTTTTACGCCCCAGCGTCCGGTCAAGCGAGCGATGGAGCAGAACCCAGAAGCAGTGCGCCAATGGCTGGAAGTGGATTATCCCCAAGTCCGAGCGCGCGCCCTGCGCGAGGGTGCAGTGCTGTACTGGGGCGACGAAACGGCCGTCAAAGAGGACGCCCATTGGGTGCGTGGATATGCGCCCCAAGGCCAGACGCCGCTCCTCGAACATCCAGCACGATGGACCAGTCTGTCCATGATATCGGCGATCTCACCGCGCGGAGAACTTGCCTTTGAGATGGTGGAGGGCAGCATCAACACCGAGCGTTTCATCGCCTTCCTGGAAAAGCTGATCCGCCATGCCGAACAGAAGATCTTCCTGATCGTCGACAACTTACGGGTGCATCACGCCAAGGTGGTAACGGCCTGGCTGGCCGATAAGAAGGACCGCATTGAGCTCGTGTTTCTGCCGCCTTATGCGCCAGAGTCCAACCCGGATGAATACCTCAACCGGGATTTCAAAACGGCCCTACGCAACGGGCCTATGAGCACAGACAAAACCACCCTCTTGGCAAAGGCCATGGCCTTCATGAATGGTCTCTGTCTCCTGCCGGAGAAGGTCTCTCGCTATTTCCATCACCCTGCCGCTCGTTACGCTATGTTGGATATTTAA
- a CDS encoding putative PDDEXK endonuclease: MSASQRNKGAAAERELFRLLSEQLGFVVVRNHAARWEGGCDSLSVEGWAIECKRRETLSLGAWWNQAQRQAEQTGRKPILFYRQSRKPWRAVLDLHHVAPDTFTVPGSLCEMDLLDACTVIRESLPHRKDAR; encoded by the coding sequence ATGAGCGCATCCCAGCGAAACAAGGGGGCCGCCGCCGAGCGCGAGTTATTCCGGCTGCTGAGTGAGCAGCTAGGCTTTGTCGTGGTTCGGAATCATGCCGCCAGATGGGAAGGCGGCTGCGATAGTCTGAGCGTCGAGGGCTGGGCTATCGAGTGCAAACGCCGCGAGACGCTGAGCCTTGGCGCTTGGTGGAATCAGGCCCAGCGGCAGGCCGAGCAGACGGGCCGCAAGCCGATTCTGTTTTACCGCCAAAGCCGCAAGCCGTGGCGTGCCGTTCTGGACTTGCACCACGTCGCACCCGATACCTTCACCGTGCCCGGTAGCCTGTGCGAGATGGACTTGTTAGACGCCTGCACCGTTATTCGGGAATCGCTACCGCATCGCAAAGATGCCCGCTAA